From Nguyenibacter vanlangensis, one genomic window encodes:
- the recJ gene encoding single-stranded-DNA-specific exonuclease RecJ: MERQLTPPDTALLPPRDDLTVLGVDSSLSGRRWRWRDPALANAGGRIGLMIAQQAGVSDLVGQMLAARGLDGRAAAAFLDPTLRALMPDPSALQDMDAAADRLAHAVRHGETIGIFGDYDVDGACAAALITQLLRDFGCPVVTHIPDRMTEGYGPNSPALDSLLARGATLVVCVDCGTAASDVLATLAGRADGIVLDHHKVEGAVPPILATVNPNRLDCTSRQNGLCAAGVTFLTAVATVRALRRAGWFATRPEPDLLGFLDIVALATVCDVMPLTGLNRALVTQGLKIMSRRRRVGLDALLEIAGAREPLSAFTCGFALGPRINAGGRIAESSLGLELLLCTDPAEARRLAERLDAVNRRRQTVESAILDRAIDEAAIQRAAGRAVLLLSGRDWHPGVVGIVAGRIKERFNRPVLVGAELEDGTVKGSGRSVAGIDLGTAIIAARQAGILTTGGGHAMAAGFSLPNDNIEALHNYLDHRLAHAAKLPDAVEMQIEGMVHVAAATTELATDIGRLAPFGAGNDEPLLAVPRARVVRSDRIGREGDTLRVLVEGEGGGPRLKALLFRAGEHPAASALLEDRNAPPLHLAGWLRAEHWNDRVTAGFFIRDVAIAES, translated from the coding sequence CTGGAGCGCCAACTGACCCCGCCTGACACCGCGCTGCTCCCCCCCAGGGACGACCTCACCGTCCTTGGGGTGGACTCCAGCCTCAGCGGCCGCCGCTGGCGCTGGCGCGACCCCGCCCTCGCCAACGCCGGCGGCCGCATCGGCCTGATGATCGCCCAGCAGGCGGGCGTCTCCGACCTCGTCGGCCAGATGCTCGCCGCCCGCGGCCTCGACGGCCGCGCCGCCGCCGCCTTCCTCGACCCGACGCTCCGCGCCCTCATGCCCGATCCCTCGGCGCTGCAGGACATGGATGCCGCCGCCGATCGCCTGGCCCACGCCGTCCGCCACGGCGAAACGATCGGCATCTTCGGTGATTACGACGTCGACGGCGCCTGCGCCGCCGCCCTCATCACCCAGTTGCTCCGTGATTTCGGCTGCCCCGTCGTCACCCATATCCCCGACCGCATGACCGAAGGCTACGGTCCAAACAGTCCAGCCCTCGACAGCCTGCTGGCCCGCGGCGCCACGCTGGTCGTCTGCGTCGATTGCGGCACCGCCGCAAGCGACGTCCTCGCCACCCTCGCCGGGCGCGCCGACGGTATCGTCCTGGATCACCACAAGGTCGAGGGCGCCGTTCCGCCGATTCTCGCCACCGTCAATCCCAACCGGCTGGACTGTACATCCCGCCAGAACGGCCTGTGTGCCGCGGGCGTCACCTTCCTCACCGCCGTCGCCACAGTACGCGCCCTGCGCCGTGCCGGCTGGTTCGCGACCCGACCCGAACCCGATCTGCTGGGGTTCCTGGATATCGTGGCCCTGGCGACCGTATGCGACGTCATGCCGCTGACCGGTTTGAACCGCGCCTTGGTCACCCAGGGCCTGAAAATCATGAGCCGCCGCCGCCGCGTCGGCCTTGATGCACTGCTTGAAATCGCCGGGGCGCGCGAACCGCTATCGGCCTTCACCTGTGGCTTCGCGCTCGGCCCACGCATCAATGCCGGCGGCCGAATTGCAGAATCCAGCCTGGGGCTGGAATTGCTGCTTTGCACCGATCCAGCCGAAGCCCGCCGTCTGGCCGAGCGGCTGGACGCCGTCAATCGCCGACGCCAGACGGTCGAAAGCGCCATCCTGGACCGTGCGATTGACGAAGCCGCAATCCAACGCGCCGCCGGCCGTGCCGTGCTTCTGCTCTCCGGCCGCGACTGGCACCCCGGCGTGGTGGGCATCGTCGCGGGACGGATCAAGGAGCGCTTCAACCGTCCGGTGCTTGTCGGCGCGGAACTCGAGGACGGCACCGTCAAGGGGTCGGGCCGCTCGGTCGCCGGCATCGATCTTGGAACAGCCATCATCGCCGCGCGCCAAGCCGGCATATTGACGACGGGCGGCGGACACGCGATGGCAGCCGGCTTCTCGCTGCCCAATGACAATATCGAGGCGCTGCACAACTACCTTGATCATCGTCTTGCTCACGCAGCCAAGCTGCCCGATGCAGTCGAGATGCAGATCGAAGGTATGGTGCATGTCGCAGCAGCCACCACCGAACTGGCAACCGATATCGGACGCCTCGCCCCATTCGGAGCCGGCAACGACGAACCGCTTCTGGCCGTCCCCCGTGCGCGCGTGGTGCGCTCGGACCGCATCGGACGCGAGGGCGACACACTGCGCGTGCTTGTTGAAGGCGAAGGTGGCGGTCCCCGCCTGAAGGCCCTGCTATTCCGCGCTGGTGAGCATCCGGCAGCTTCCGCGCTGTTGGAAGACCGCAATGCGCCCCCATTACACCTTGCCGGCTGGCTACGTGCAGAACACTGGAACGACCGGGTCACTGCCGGCTTTTTTATCCGTGACGTGGCAATTGCCGAATCATAA
- a CDS encoding LL-diaminopimelate aminotransferase, whose translation MTEEFHRIRRLPPYVFAEVNKAKAAARARGEDIIDLGMGNPDTPTPPHIVQKLVETVADPRSHRYSVSRGIPGLRRALAGYYARRFDVQLDPETEVIATLGSKEGLANLAAAITSPGDTILVPNPSYPIHQFGFIIAGASVRSVPATPDEDMLRALDRAVRHSVPKPTALIVNFPSNPTAYVADLDFYRELVAFARRHEIWIMSDLAYAEIYFGDRVPPSILQVPGAKDIAVEFTSLSKTYSMAGWRMGFAAGNPRLITALTRIKSYLDYGAFTPIQVAAVAALSGPQDCVDDIRTLYRERRDVLIRGLHAAGWDVPSPEGSMFAWAPLPPQFRAMGSVDFSKLLLREAGVAVAPGLGFGEYGDDFVRIGLVENTQRLRQATRAIRQFMTRHGVNVPPPRPEARQPAPTPAH comes from the coding sequence ATGACCGAAGAATTCCACCGCATCCGCCGCCTGCCGCCCTATGTCTTCGCCGAGGTCAACAAGGCCAAGGCCGCGGCGCGAGCCCGGGGCGAGGACATCATCGATCTGGGCATGGGCAATCCCGACACCCCCACCCCGCCCCATATCGTGCAGAAGCTGGTCGAAACCGTCGCCGACCCGCGCAGCCACCGCTATTCCGTCAGCCGCGGCATCCCCGGCCTGCGCCGCGCGCTCGCCGGCTACTACGCCCGCCGCTTCGACGTGCAACTGGACCCCGAGACCGAGGTGATCGCCACCCTGGGCTCCAAGGAGGGCCTGGCCAACCTCGCCGCCGCCATCACCAGCCCGGGCGACACCATCCTGGTGCCCAACCCCTCCTACCCGATCCACCAGTTCGGCTTCATCATCGCCGGCGCCTCGGTGCGCTCCGTCCCCGCCACGCCGGACGAGGACATGCTGCGCGCCCTCGACCGCGCCGTGCGCCATTCGGTGCCCAAGCCCACCGCGCTGATCGTCAATTTCCCCTCCAATCCCACCGCCTACGTCGCCGATCTCGATTTCTACCGCGAGCTGGTGGCCTTCGCCCGCCGGCACGAGATCTGGATCATGTCCGACCTCGCCTACGCCGAAATCTATTTCGGCGACCGGGTGCCGCCCTCGATCCTCCAGGTCCCGGGGGCCAAGGACATCGCCGTCGAATTCACCTCGCTGTCCAAGACCTATTCCATGGCCGGCTGGCGCATGGGCTTCGCGGCCGGCAATCCCCGCCTGATCACCGCGCTGACCCGCATCAAATCCTATCTCGACTACGGCGCCTTCACCCCCATCCAGGTCGCGGCCGTCGCCGCCCTCAGCGGCCCGCAGGATTGCGTCGACGACATCCGCACCCTCTATCGCGAACGGCGCGACGTGCTGATCCGCGGCCTGCACGCCGCGGGCTGGGACGTCCCCTCGCCCGAGGGCTCGATGTTCGCCTGGGCCCCCCTCCCCCCGCAATTCCGCGCGATGGGCAGCGTCGATTTCTCCAAGCTGCTGCTCCGCGAGGCCGGCGTCGCCGTCGCCCCCGGCCTGGGCTTCGGCGAATATGGCGATGATTTCGTGCGCATCGGCCTGGTGGAGAACACCCAGCGCCTGCGCCAGGCCACGCGGGCGATCCGCCAGTTCATGACCCGCCACGGAGTAAACGTCCCGCCCCCCCGCCCCGAGGCGCGCCAGCCGGCTCCCACGCCGGCGCATTAG
- a CDS encoding homoserine dehydrogenase, which yields MSADGKGGQAGGDTTPLRIGVAGLGTVGAGLVKLLRANESIVADRAGRPIVVTAVAARDRTRDRGIDLAGLTWHDDALALAHDPDIDVVVELIGGAEGIARRLVTAALQAGRPVVTANKALVAIHGAELAALAERAGVPLTFEAAVAGGIPAIKAVREGLAADRLVRVGGILNGTCNYIMTAMRESGRAFADVLAEAQALGYAEADPSTDVDGIDAAHKLAILAGLAFGRPVAFSSVHVEGIRAIDALDLTFARELGYRIKLLGLARRREDGIEARVHPCLVPERAPIAQVDGVFNAVVAEGAFVGRLMLEGRGAGEGPTATAVAADLIDIARGNAVPVWGRSTDGLTQVEALPRAAFNEEYYLRLNVHDRPGVIADVTAVLRDYGVSLRSMLQHGRAASDDPTVADAPSVPLVLVTHRTRESAMIEALARIAALPAVIGDPAMIRIEAG from the coding sequence ATGAGCGCGGACGGCAAAGGCGGACAGGCGGGAGGGGACACCACACCGCTCAGGATCGGCGTCGCGGGGCTGGGCACCGTCGGCGCCGGCCTGGTCAAGCTGCTGCGCGCCAACGAATCGATCGTGGCCGACCGCGCCGGCCGGCCGATCGTCGTCACCGCCGTCGCCGCCCGCGACCGCACCCGCGACCGCGGCATCGACCTTGCCGGCCTGACCTGGCACGACGACGCCCTGGCCCTGGCCCATGACCCCGACATCGACGTGGTCGTCGAACTGATCGGCGGCGCCGAGGGCATCGCCCGCCGCCTGGTCACCGCGGCGCTGCAGGCCGGCCGGCCGGTGGTCACCGCCAACAAGGCGCTGGTCGCGATCCACGGCGCCGAACTCGCCGCCCTGGCCGAACGGGCCGGTGTCCCCCTGACGTTCGAGGCCGCGGTGGCCGGCGGCATCCCGGCGATCAAGGCGGTGCGCGAGGGCCTGGCCGCCGACCGGCTGGTCCGCGTCGGCGGCATCCTGAACGGCACCTGCAACTACATCATGACCGCGATGCGCGAGAGCGGCCGCGCCTTCGCCGACGTGCTGGCCGAAGCGCAGGCGCTGGGCTATGCCGAGGCCGATCCCTCGACCGACGTCGACGGCATCGACGCCGCGCACAAGCTCGCCATCCTGGCCGGCCTCGCCTTCGGCCGCCCGGTCGCCTTCTCCTCGGTGCATGTCGAGGGCATCCGCGCCATCGACGCGCTCGACCTCACCTTCGCGCGCGAACTCGGCTACCGCATCAAGCTGCTCGGCCTCGCCCGCCGGCGCGAGGACGGGATCGAGGCCCGCGTCCATCCCTGCCTGGTGCCCGAACGCGCGCCGATCGCCCAGGTCGACGGGGTGTTCAACGCCGTGGTGGCCGAGGGCGCCTTCGTCGGCCGCCTGATGCTCGAGGGCCGCGGCGCCGGCGAGGGCCCGACCGCCACCGCCGTGGCCGCCGACCTGATCGACATCGCCCGCGGCAACGCCGTGCCCGTCTGGGGCCGCAGCACCGACGGCCTGACCCAGGTCGAGGCCCTGCCCCGCGCCGCGTTCAACGAGGAATATTACCTGCGCCTGAACGTCCATGACCGCCCCGGCGTGATCGCCGACGTCACGGCCGTCCTGCGCGATTACGGCGTATCCCTGCGCAGCATGCTGCAGCACGGGCGGGCCGCGTCCGACGATCCGACCGTCGCCGACGCGCCCTCCGTGCCGCTGGTCCTGGTCACGCACCGCACGCGCGAATCCGCGATGATCGAGGCCCTGGCCAGGATCGCAGCCCTGCCGGCGGTGATCGGCGACCCGGCGATGATCCGCATCGAAGCCGGCTGA
- a CDS encoding IS1595 family transposase, whose protein sequence is MARNKVQFQKGLSEAQFDELYGSEEKCRAVIFGWRWPSGFECPACGGREHSVIQSRGQYQCSACRKQTSLIAGTIFAATKVPLRTWFRALYHLTQSKGGISSIELGRRLGVTQTTAWKIKHKLAQVMMEREAGKRLKGRIELDDAYLGGERGGGKRGRGSAGKTPIVAAVETTPQGKPIRLKLRRVAGFSRAEIAKMAKNSFDPASSVVSDGLRCFAAVTEAGCVHHPILTGSGPKAGRNPAFKWVNTALANIKNAMTGTYRAIRDKHAPRYLAEFVYRFNRRFDLASMIPRLGYAAVRTPPMPYRLLKLAEISA, encoded by the coding sequence ATGGCTCGCAACAAGGTCCAGTTTCAGAAAGGGCTAAGCGAAGCCCAATTTGACGAACTTTACGGAAGCGAAGAGAAGTGCCGAGCGGTGATCTTTGGCTGGCGTTGGCCATCTGGTTTTGAATGCCCGGCCTGCGGCGGGCGTGAGCACAGCGTCATTCAGAGCCGTGGGCAGTATCAATGCAGCGCCTGTCGGAAGCAGACGTCGCTGATCGCCGGAACGATCTTCGCGGCAACCAAGGTGCCGTTACGGACCTGGTTTCGTGCCCTGTACCATCTGACCCAGAGCAAAGGCGGCATCTCCAGCATCGAACTGGGGCGCAGGCTCGGCGTGACGCAGACCACGGCCTGGAAGATCAAGCATAAACTCGCGCAGGTAATGATGGAGCGCGAGGCCGGCAAGCGACTGAAGGGACGGATCGAACTGGACGACGCCTATCTCGGCGGAGAACGCGGCGGCGGCAAGCGCGGGCGAGGATCAGCGGGCAAGACGCCGATCGTGGCCGCTGTTGAAACCACACCGCAAGGCAAGCCAATCCGCCTGAAACTCCGCCGGGTGGCCGGGTTCAGTAGGGCCGAGATCGCAAAGATGGCAAAAAACAGCTTCGACCCCGCCAGCAGCGTGGTCAGTGACGGTCTACGCTGTTTCGCCGCCGTCACCGAAGCAGGGTGCGTCCATCATCCCATCCTGACCGGTTCGGGACCAAAGGCAGGCCGCAACCCTGCTTTCAAATGGGTCAATACCGCTCTCGCCAACATCAAGAATGCCATGACCGGTACTTACCGTGCTATCCGTGACAAGCATGCGCCGCGCTATCTCGCCGAGTTCGTTTATCGCTTCAATCGCCGCTTCGACCTCGCCTCCATGATCCCTCGCCTCGGATACGCCGCCGTCAGAACCCCGCCCATGCCCTATCGCCTGCTCAAATTGGCTGAAATTAGTGCGTAA
- the glpX gene encoding class II fructose-bisphosphatase, translating into MTSKPNAGYQVTDRNLALELVRVTEAAAMAASHWTGRGRKNEADGAAVEAMRQAFDTVAIDGTVVIGEGEMDEAPMLFIGEKVGAGGPAMDIAVDPLEGTNLCAKNMPNALTVVALAEAGNFLHAPDIYMEKIVVGPDLPAGVVDLDAAIGINLRELARAKRKDISELTLCALERERHEELIAKTREAGARVMLLSDGDVAAAIAACLPDSRVDIYAGSGGAPEGVLAAAAVRCVHGQMQGRLLFENDEQIRRAREMDPGQDPSRKLGLYDMARGDVLFSATGVTSGPLLRGIRRDGKRAVSHSIVMRSKSGTIRFVEGHHDFTTKTWSAN; encoded by the coding sequence ATGACGTCCAAACCGAATGCCGGCTACCAGGTCACCGACCGCAACCTGGCCCTCGAACTGGTCCGCGTGACCGAGGCCGCCGCCATGGCCGCCTCCCACTGGACCGGTCGCGGCCGTAAGAACGAGGCCGACGGCGCCGCCGTCGAGGCCATGCGCCAGGCCTTCGACACGGTCGCCATCGACGGCACGGTCGTGATCGGCGAGGGCGAGATGGACGAGGCCCCGATGCTCTTCATCGGCGAGAAGGTCGGCGCCGGCGGCCCGGCGATGGACATCGCCGTCGATCCGCTCGAGGGCACCAATCTCTGCGCCAAGAACATGCCCAACGCCCTGACCGTGGTCGCGCTGGCCGAGGCCGGGAATTTCCTGCACGCCCCCGACATCTACATGGAGAAGATCGTCGTCGGCCCCGACCTGCCGGCCGGCGTGGTCGACCTCGACGCCGCGATCGGCATCAACCTGCGCGAACTCGCCCGCGCCAAGCGCAAGGACATCTCCGAACTCACCCTCTGCGCCCTGGAGCGCGAACGGCACGAGGAACTGATCGCCAAAACGCGTGAGGCCGGGGCCCGCGTCATGCTACTCAGCGACGGCGACGTCGCCGCCGCCATCGCCGCGTGCCTGCCCGACAGCCGGGTGGACATCTATGCCGGTTCGGGCGGCGCGCCCGAGGGCGTGCTGGCCGCCGCCGCGGTTCGCTGCGTCCACGGCCAGATGCAGGGCCGCCTTTTGTTCGAAAATGACGAACAGATCCGCCGCGCCCGCGAAATGGACCCCGGCCAGGACCCGTCGCGCAAGCTCGGCCTCTACGACATGGCCAGGGGCGACGTGCTGTTCTCCGCCACCGGCGTCACCTCCGGCCCCCTGCTGCGCGGCATCCGCCGCGACGGCAAGCGCGCCGTATCCCACTCCATCGTCATGCGTTCCAAGTCCGGAACGATCCGTTTCGTCGAGGGACACCATGATTTCACAACCAAGACCTGGAGCGCCAACTGA
- a CDS encoding ferritin-like domain-containing protein, giving the protein MSSLSDIYTSLPEARNLADAAPRSVAEADFNARHWSSPVPGPLKPGSTEHKRAVAEMFRDTFNPYKPSVIAWPKLEPETLKRVTSLPIWDIAVQTEGKARLRMAAYARMIDDPDMKDAISRNAWEENRHKEVLSKLVEAYGIKMAPEPPYIEPRDTEWAYLVTGFSECVDSFFAFGLFALAQRSGFFPPELIETFEPVMQEECRHILLFANWLAWHRATMPAWQRPWFELRVLAVWVFLAYERVGLARTMDADGNVQEQDNNFTVTGAKDVANMDVSLRELIDLCLSENDRRFSGYDPRLARPKLAPNLARFIRMFLKKPSGDSLVEQPA; this is encoded by the coding sequence ATGAGTTCTCTGAGCGATATCTATACCTCCCTGCCGGAAGCGCGGAATCTGGCCGATGCCGCGCCGCGCAGCGTTGCCGAGGCGGATTTCAATGCCCGCCATTGGTCGAGCCCGGTGCCCGGGCCGCTGAAGCCGGGCAGCACCGAGCACAAGCGTGCCGTGGCGGAGATGTTCCGCGACACCTTCAACCCGTACAAGCCGTCGGTGATCGCGTGGCCCAAGCTGGAGCCCGAGACGCTGAAGCGCGTGACGTCGCTGCCGATCTGGGACATCGCGGTGCAGACCGAGGGCAAGGCGCGGCTGCGGATGGCGGCTTATGCCCGGATGATCGACGATCCGGACATGAAGGATGCGATTTCACGCAACGCGTGGGAGGAGAACCGCCACAAGGAGGTGCTGTCGAAGCTGGTCGAGGCGTACGGCATCAAGATGGCGCCGGAGCCGCCCTACATCGAGCCGCGCGATACGGAATGGGCCTATCTGGTCACCGGTTTTTCGGAATGCGTGGACAGTTTCTTCGCCTTCGGCCTGTTTGCGCTGGCGCAGCGTTCGGGGTTCTTTCCGCCCGAGCTGATCGAGACGTTCGAGCCGGTGATGCAGGAGGAATGCCGGCATATCCTGCTGTTCGCCAACTGGCTGGCCTGGCACCGCGCCACCATGCCGGCCTGGCAGCGGCCATGGTTCGAACTGCGTGTGCTGGCGGTGTGGGTGTTCCTGGCGTACGAGCGCGTCGGGCTGGCGCGCACGATGGATGCGGACGGCAACGTGCAGGAGCAGGACAATAATTTTACCGTGACGGGCGCCAAGGACGTCGCGAACATGGATGTGAGCCTGCGCGAGCTGATCGATCTGTGCCTGTCGGAGAATGACCGGCGGTTTTCGGGTTATGACCCGCGCCTGGCGCGGCCGAAGCTGGCGCCGAACCTGGCGCGGTTCATCCGGATGTTCCTGAAGAAGCCGTCGGGGGATTCGCTGGTGGAGCAGCCGGCGTGA
- a CDS encoding ATP-dependent Clp protease proteolytic subunit, translated as MNGMQPKDRIRMDDEEPDGPDIPEPPGPEPKEPGDNKTLSSPISELESRLFEQRKVLIFGAINDKLARDVTGRLLALAGASEHPIDVYINSPGGHVESGDTIHDMIRFVDSVAPVRVIGTGWVASAGALIFAAGNAERRFCLPNTRFLLHQPMGGVRGPATDIDIEAREIVKMRERLNRLFARETGQPYDKVCKDTDRNYWMSAEEAIAYGLVSRVISNLSDIR; from the coding sequence ATGAACGGCATGCAGCCGAAGGACCGTATCCGGATGGATGACGAGGAGCCGGATGGCCCCGACATCCCCGAACCCCCTGGCCCGGAACCGAAGGAGCCCGGCGACAACAAGACGCTGTCCTCGCCGATCAGCGAGCTGGAAAGCCGGCTGTTCGAGCAGCGCAAGGTGCTGATCTTCGGCGCGATCAACGACAAGCTGGCGCGCGACGTGACCGGGCGGCTGCTGGCGCTGGCGGGGGCGTCGGAGCATCCGATCGACGTCTATATCAATTCGCCCGGCGGGCATGTGGAGAGTGGCGACACGATCCATGACATGATCCGCTTCGTCGATTCGGTGGCCCCGGTGCGGGTGATCGGCACGGGTTGGGTGGCATCGGCCGGCGCGCTGATCTTTGCCGCCGGCAATGCGGAGCGGCGCTTCTGCCTGCCGAATACGCGCTTCCTGCTGCATCAGCCGATGGGCGGGGTGCGGGGACCGGCCACCGACATCGACATCGAGGCGCGGGAGATCGTGAAGATGCGCGAGCGGCTGAACCGGCTGTTCGCGCGCGAGACCGGGCAGCCCTATGACAAGGTCTGCAAGGATACCGACCGCAATTACTGGATGTCGGCCGAAGAGGCGATCGCCTATGGCCTGGTGAGCCGGGTCATTTCCAACCTCTCCGATATTCGATAA
- a CDS encoding IS1595 family transposase, whose protein sequence is MARNKVQFQKGLSEAQFDELYGSEEKCRAVIFGWRWPSGFECPACGGREHSVIQSRGQYQCSACRKQTSLIAGTIFAATKVPLRTWFRALYHLTQSKGGISSIELGRRLGVTQTTAWKIKHKLAQVMMEREAGKRLKGRIELDDAYLGGERGGGKRGRGSAGKTPIVAAVETTPQGKPIRLKLRRVAGFSRAEIAKMAKNSFDPASSVVSDGLRCFAAVTEAGCVHHPILTGSGPKAGRNPAFKWVNTALANIKNAMTGTYRAIRDKHAPRYLAEFVYRFNRRFDLASMIPRLGYAAVRTPPMPYRLLKLAEISA, encoded by the coding sequence ATGGCTCGCAACAAGGTCCAGTTTCAGAAAGGGCTAAGCGAAGCCCAATTTGACGAACTTTACGGAAGCGAAGAGAAGTGCCGAGCGGTGATCTTTGGCTGGCGTTGGCCATCTGGTTTTGAATGCCCGGCCTGCGGCGGGCGTGAGCACAGCGTCATTCAGAGCCGTGGGCAGTATCAATGCAGCGCCTGTCGGAAGCAGACGTCGCTGATCGCCGGAACGATCTTCGCGGCAACCAAGGTGCCGTTACGGACCTGGTTTCGTGCCCTGTACCATCTGACCCAGAGCAAAGGCGGCATCTCCAGCATCGAACTGGGGCGCAGGCTCGGCGTGACGCAGACCACGGCCTGGAAGATCAAGCATAAACTCGCGCAGGTAATGATGGAACGCGAGGCCGGCAAGCGACTGAAGGGACGGATCGAACTGGACGACGCCTATCTCGGCGGAGAACGCGGCGGCGGCAAGCGCGGGCGAGGATCAGCGGGCAAGACGCCGATCGTGGCCGCTGTTGAAACCACACCGCAAGGCAAGCCAATCCGCCTGAAACTCCGCCGGGTGGCCGGGTTCAGTAGGGCCGAGATCGCAAAGATGGCAAAAAACAGCTTCGACCCCGCCAGCAGCGTGGTCAGTGACGGTCTACGCTGTTTCGCCGCCGTCACCGAAGCAGGGTGCGTCCATCATCCCATCCTGACCGGTTCGGGACCAAAGGCAGGCCGCAACCCTGCTTTCAAATGGGTCAATACCGCTCTCGCCAACATCAAGAATGCCATGACCGGTACTTACCGTGCTATCCGTGACAAGCATGCGCCGCGCTATCTCGCCGAGTTCGTTTATCGCTTCAATCGCCGCTTCGACCTCGCCTCCATGATCCCTCGCCTCGGATACGCCGCCGTCAGAACCCCGCCCATGCCCTATCGCCTGCTCAAATTGGCTGAAATTAGTGCGTAA
- a CDS encoding GNAT family N-acetyltransferase, with translation MNGTTFFRTAVTADIDRIRTLVRASYAKWVPLIGREPWPMTADYARAVREHRIDLLLRGEDLAALIEMIPRDDHLLIENVAVSPAFQRQGLGRTLMAHAEHVASTLGHNVIRLYTNQLFAENIAFYHRLGYTIDAEEQWHSGVIVHMHKSIAPSGLA, from the coding sequence ATGAACGGCACCACATTTTTCCGGACGGCCGTCACCGCCGATATCGACCGGATCCGGACATTGGTCCGCGCGTCATACGCCAAATGGGTCCCGTTGATCGGCCGCGAACCCTGGCCGATGACCGCCGATTACGCCCGCGCCGTGCGCGAACACCGCATCGACCTTCTCCTGCGGGGCGAAGACCTGGCCGCACTCATCGAGATGATTCCCCGCGACGACCATCTGCTGATCGAAAACGTCGCCGTCTCCCCGGCCTTCCAGCGACAAGGCCTCGGACGCACGCTGATGGCCCACGCCGAACACGTGGCGTCCACGCTGGGCCATAACGTGATCCGGCTCTACACCAACCAGCTTTTTGCCGAAAACATCGCCTTCTACCACCGCCTCGGCTACACCATCGACGCCGAGGAACAATGGCATTCCGGTGTCATCGTGCATATGCACAAGTCGATTGCACCATCGGGCTTGGCGTAA